A single window of Pyrus communis chromosome 10, drPyrComm1.1, whole genome shotgun sequence DNA harbors:
- the LOC137747526 gene encoding zeaxanthin epoxidase, chloroplastic isoform X2 → MASAVFSNSMSPSAAVFSRTHLSVPANKDFPLEFSPYFHDNCHLRSRRRTGNKKCLTVVRAVTAAVPPAEAPTSAPAPAQQKKNLRILVAGGGIGGLVFALAAKKKGFDVVVFEKDLSAVRGEGQYRGPIQIQSNALAALEAIDVDVADEIMRVGCVTGDRINGLVDGVSGTWYVKFDTFTPAVERGLPVTRVISRMTLQQILARAVGDDIIINGSNVVNFEDVGDKVNVILENGERFEGDVLVGADGIWSKVRKNLFGLSDAVYSGYTCYTGIADFVPADINSVGYRVFLGHKQYFVSSDVGAGKMQWYAFYKEAPGGVDSPNGKKERLLKIFEGWCDNVTDLLLATEEDAILRRDIYDRKPILTWGKGHVTLLGDSVHAMQPNMGQGGCMAIEDGYQLAMELDKAWQKNSKSGTPIDINSSLRSYENSRRLRVAIIHGMARMAALMASTYKAYLGVGLGPLSFLTKFRIPHPGRVGGRVFIDKAMPLMLSWVLGGNSSKLEGRSPSCRLSDKASDQLRTWFEDDDALERAIDGEWYLIPCGQDNDASQLICLNRDEKTSCIIGSIPHGDASGTSITIRSPQVSEMHARISYKDGAFYVTDLQSEHGTWIADIEEKRYRVPPNFPARIHPSDAIEIGSQKVAFRVKVMKSSLKGAEDGVLQAA, encoded by the exons ATGGCTTCCGCTGTGTTCAGCAACTCCATGAGCCCATCAGCAGCAGTTTTCTCAAGAACCCACCTGTCAGTTCCCGCCAACAAAGACTTCCCACTTGAATTTTCCCCGTATTTTCACGACAACTGCCATTtgagaagcagaagaagaactGGCAATAAGAAGTGTTTGACTGTGGTGAGAGCTGTGACGGCGGCGGTGCCTCCCGCAGAGGCCCCCACCAGTGCACCCGCGCCGGCCCAGCAGAAGAAGAACCTGAGAATTCTGGTTGCCGGCGGTGGAATCGGAGGGCTGGTGTTTGCTCTCGCGGCGAAGAAGAAGGGTTTTGATGTGGTGGTGTTTGAGAAGGATTTGAGCGCTGTGAGAGGAGAGGGGCAGTACAGAGGTCCTATTCAGATACAGAGCAACGCGTTGGCGGCGTTGGAAGCCATTGATGTTGATGTTGCTGATGAGATTATGAGGGTTGGTTGTGTTACTGGGGACAGGATCAATGGCCTCGTTGATGGGGTTTCTGGTACTTG GTATGTCAAGTTTGACACATTCACTCCTGCAGTGGAACGAGGGCTTCCAGTTACAAGAGTTATAAGCCGAATGACCTTGCAACAAATCCTTGCTCGTGCTGTTGGGGATGATATTATTATAAATGGTAGTAATGTTGTTAACTTTGAGGATGTTGGAGATAAG GTTAATGTGATACTTGAGAATGGAGAACGTTTTGAAGGTGATGTTCTGGTTGGAGCCGATGGTATATGGTCAAAG GTGAGGAAGAACTTGTTTGGATTATCGGACGCTGTCTACTCTGGTTATACTTGTTACACTGGTATCGCAGATTTTGTGCCTGCTGACATTAATTCTGTAGG GTACCGAGTATTTTTGGGGCACAAGCAATACTTCGTTTCTTCAGATGTAGGTGCAGGAAAAATGCAGTGGTATGCGTTTTACAAGGAAGCACCTGGTGGTGTTGATAGCCCCAATG GTAAAAAGGAAAGGCTGCTCAAAATATTTGAGGGCTGGTGTGATAATGTGACAGATTTGTTACTTGCCACAGAGGAAGATGCAATTCTACGACGTGACATATATGATAGGAAACCCATCCTAACTTGGGGAAAGGGTCATGTGACCTTGCTTGGCGATTCTGTTCATGCTATGCAGCCAAATATGGGTCAAGGGGGATGCATGGCCATTGAG GATGGTTATCAACTGGCCATGGAGCTTGATAAAGCATGGCAGAAAAATAGCAAATCGGGAACTCCTATTGACATTAATTCTTCTTTAAGAAG CTACGAGAATTCTAGAAGACTACGTGTCGCAATTATTCATGGAATGGCCAGAATGGCTGCTCTAATGGCTTCTACTTACAAGGCGTATCTGGGTGTGGGACTTGGTCCTTTGTCG TTTTTGACAAAGTTTCGGATACCGCATCCGGGAAGAGTTGGCGGGAGAGTTTTTATTGATAAGGCAATGCCCCTGATGCTAAGTTGGGTCTTAGGTGGTAACAG ctcaaaacttgaaggaAGGTCCCCCAGTTGCAGGCTCTCAGATAAA GCAAGTGACCAGTTGCGAACATGGTTTGAAGACGATGATGCACTGGAACGTGCTATTGACGGAGA GTGGTATCTTATACCTTGTGGGCAAGACAATGATGCTTCGCAACTTATTTGTTTGAATCGAGATGAGAAAACATCCTGCATAATTGG GAGCATACCGCATGGGGATGCTTCTGGAACATCAATAACAATACGCTCGCCCCAG GTCTCAGAAATGCATGCTCGTATCAGCTACAAGGATGGTGCCTTCTACGTGACTGATTTGCAAAGCGAGCATGGTACCTGGATTGCCGA TATTGAGGAGAAGCGATACCGAGTACCCCCAAATTTCCCTGCTCGTATCCATCCATCCGATGCTATTGAGATTGGTTCCCAGAAG GTAGCATTCAGGGTTAAAGTTATGAAGTCTTCTCTGAAGGGTGCCGAGGACGGAGTTCTTCAGGCCGCGTGA
- the LOC137749014 gene encoding uncharacterized protein — protein MVDVDRRMTGLNPAHVAGLRRLSARAAAGPPTPTTASKSTLPVRNGLLSFASLADNVISHLKSSGFQVQPGLSESEFARAEAEFGFVFPPDLKAILSAGLPVGPGFPDWRAAGARLGLKASLDLPIAAISFQIARNTLWSKSWGPRPSEPEKALRVARTALKRAPLLIPIFNHCYIPCNPCLAGNPIFFVDENRIFCCGLDLSDFFERESLFRKSETDPYILKKQRSVSEKSAGSSSNFSRRSLDTGYGSGTKTPRWVEFWSDAAVDRRRRNSNSSSSSCSSPERFFDMPSRSEIPKWVDEYIDQIGSALRQGGWNDTDISDIVSVSASGFFEGEMVMLDNQAVLDALLLKADRFSDSLRKAGWSSEEVSDALGFNFRPEKERKPAKKLSPELVEKIGKLAESVSR, from the coding sequence ATGGTCGACGTCGACCGGCGAATGACCGGCCTCAACCCGGCTCACGTAGCCGGCCTCCGCCGCCTCTCCGCCCGAGCCGCTGCAGGCCCACCAACCCCGACAACCGCCTCAAAATCCACCCTTCCCGTACGGAATGGCCTTCTCTCCTTCGCCTCTTTAGCTGACAACGTCATATCCCACCTCAAAAGCTCCGGTTTCCAGGTCCAGCCGGGTCTGTCCGAATCCGAGTTCGCCCGGGCAGAAGCTGAGTTCGGATTCGTATTCCCTCCCGACCTCAAAGCCATTCTCTCAGCTGGGTTGCCGGTGGGCCCGGGTTTCCCGGACTGGCGCGCCGCCGGTGCCCGCCTCGGTCTCAAGGCCTCGCTCGACCTCCCGATCGCTGCGATTTCGTTTCAAATCGCTAGGAACACCCTTTGGTCTAAGTCCTGGGGTCCGAGACCGTCCGAACCGGAAAAGGCCTTGCGGGTCGCGAGAACCGCTTTGAAGAGAGCCCCGCTTTTGATACCAATTTTCAACCATTGCTACATTCCTTGCAACCCCTGTTTGGCGGGGAACCCCATCTTCTTCGTCGACGAGAATCGGATCTTCTGTTGCGGGTTGGATCTATCCGATTTCTTCGAGCGGGAGTCATTGTTTCGGAAATCGGAGACGGACCCGTATATCCTAAAGAAGCAAAGATCAGTGAGCGAGAAATCGGCCGGGTCGTCTTCGAATTTCTCGCGGCGGAGCCTGGACACTGGTTACGGGTCAGGAACGAAAACACCGAGATGGGTCGAGTTTTGGAGCGACGCCGCCGTGGATCGTCGCCGGAGGAATTCaaactcttcctcctcctcgtgCTCTTCGCCGGAAAGGTTCTTCGATATGCCGTCGAGGTCGGAAATCCCGAAATGGGTGGACGAATACATTGATCAAATCGGGTCGGCTCTGAGACAGGGCGGGTGGAACGATACGGATATATCTGACATTGTTTCGGTATCGGCCTCCGGCTTCTTCGAGGGAGAAATGGTCATGCTGGATAACCAAGCGGTGCTCGACGCGCTGCTGCTTAAAGCGGATCGGTTCTCGGATTCGCTCCGAAAGGCCGGGTGGAGCTCTGAGGAAGTTTCGGACGCTTTGGGTTTCAATTTTCGACCCGAGAAGGAGAGGAAACCGGCTAAGAAGCTGTCTCCGGAGCTCGTGGAAAAAATAGGGAAACTGGCTGAGTCGGTTTCCCGgtaa
- the LOC137747526 gene encoding zeaxanthin epoxidase, chloroplastic isoform X1, which translates to MASAVFSNSMSPSAAVFSRTHLSVPANKDFPLEFSPYFHDNCHLRSRRRTGNKKCLTVVRAVTAAVPPAEAPTSAPAPAQQKKNLRILVAGGGIGGLVFALAAKKKGFDVVVFEKDLSAVRGEGQYRGPIQIQSNALAALEAIDVDVADEIMRVGCVTGDRINGLVDGVSGTWYVKFDTFTPAVERGLPVTRVISRMTLQQILARAVGDDIIINGSNVVNFEDVGDKVNVILENGERFEGDVLVGADGIWSKVRKNLFGLSDAVYSGYTCYTGIADFVPADINSVGYRVFLGHKQYFVSSDVGAGKMQWYAFYKEAPGGVDSPNGKKERLLKIFEGWCDNVTDLLLATEEDAILRRDIYDRKPILTWGKGHVTLLGDSVHAMQPNMGQGGCMAIEDGYQLAMELDKAWQKNSKSGTPIDINSSLRSYENSRRLRVAIIHGMARMAALMASTYKAYLGVGLGPLSFLTKFRIPHPGRVGGRVFIDKAMPLMLSWVLGGNSSKLEGRSPSCRLSDKASDQLRTWFEDDDALERAIDGEWYLIPCGQDNDASQLICLNRDEKTSCIIGSIPHGDASGTSITIRSPQVSEMHARISYKDGAFYVTDLQSEHGTWIADIEEKRYRVPPNFPARIHPSDAIEIGSQKVAFRVKVMKSSLKSAEKDGVLQAA; encoded by the exons ATGGCTTCCGCTGTGTTCAGCAACTCCATGAGCCCATCAGCAGCAGTTTTCTCAAGAACCCACCTGTCAGTTCCCGCCAACAAAGACTTCCCACTTGAATTTTCCCCGTATTTTCACGACAACTGCCATTtgagaagcagaagaagaactGGCAATAAGAAGTGTTTGACTGTGGTGAGAGCTGTGACGGCGGCGGTGCCTCCCGCAGAGGCCCCCACCAGTGCACCCGCGCCGGCCCAGCAGAAGAAGAACCTGAGAATTCTGGTTGCCGGCGGTGGAATCGGAGGGCTGGTGTTTGCTCTCGCGGCGAAGAAGAAGGGTTTTGATGTGGTGGTGTTTGAGAAGGATTTGAGCGCTGTGAGAGGAGAGGGGCAGTACAGAGGTCCTATTCAGATACAGAGCAACGCGTTGGCGGCGTTGGAAGCCATTGATGTTGATGTTGCTGATGAGATTATGAGGGTTGGTTGTGTTACTGGGGACAGGATCAATGGCCTCGTTGATGGGGTTTCTGGTACTTG GTATGTCAAGTTTGACACATTCACTCCTGCAGTGGAACGAGGGCTTCCAGTTACAAGAGTTATAAGCCGAATGACCTTGCAACAAATCCTTGCTCGTGCTGTTGGGGATGATATTATTATAAATGGTAGTAATGTTGTTAACTTTGAGGATGTTGGAGATAAG GTTAATGTGATACTTGAGAATGGAGAACGTTTTGAAGGTGATGTTCTGGTTGGAGCCGATGGTATATGGTCAAAG GTGAGGAAGAACTTGTTTGGATTATCGGACGCTGTCTACTCTGGTTATACTTGTTACACTGGTATCGCAGATTTTGTGCCTGCTGACATTAATTCTGTAGG GTACCGAGTATTTTTGGGGCACAAGCAATACTTCGTTTCTTCAGATGTAGGTGCAGGAAAAATGCAGTGGTATGCGTTTTACAAGGAAGCACCTGGTGGTGTTGATAGCCCCAATG GTAAAAAGGAAAGGCTGCTCAAAATATTTGAGGGCTGGTGTGATAATGTGACAGATTTGTTACTTGCCACAGAGGAAGATGCAATTCTACGACGTGACATATATGATAGGAAACCCATCCTAACTTGGGGAAAGGGTCATGTGACCTTGCTTGGCGATTCTGTTCATGCTATGCAGCCAAATATGGGTCAAGGGGGATGCATGGCCATTGAG GATGGTTATCAACTGGCCATGGAGCTTGATAAAGCATGGCAGAAAAATAGCAAATCGGGAACTCCTATTGACATTAATTCTTCTTTAAGAAG CTACGAGAATTCTAGAAGACTACGTGTCGCAATTATTCATGGAATGGCCAGAATGGCTGCTCTAATGGCTTCTACTTACAAGGCGTATCTGGGTGTGGGACTTGGTCCTTTGTCG TTTTTGACAAAGTTTCGGATACCGCATCCGGGAAGAGTTGGCGGGAGAGTTTTTATTGATAAGGCAATGCCCCTGATGCTAAGTTGGGTCTTAGGTGGTAACAG ctcaaaacttgaaggaAGGTCCCCCAGTTGCAGGCTCTCAGATAAA GCAAGTGACCAGTTGCGAACATGGTTTGAAGACGATGATGCACTGGAACGTGCTATTGACGGAGA GTGGTATCTTATACCTTGTGGGCAAGACAATGATGCTTCGCAACTTATTTGTTTGAATCGAGATGAGAAAACATCCTGCATAATTGG GAGCATACCGCATGGGGATGCTTCTGGAACATCAATAACAATACGCTCGCCCCAG GTCTCAGAAATGCATGCTCGTATCAGCTACAAGGATGGTGCCTTCTACGTGACTGATTTGCAAAGCGAGCATGGTACCTGGATTGCCGA TATTGAGGAGAAGCGATACCGAGTACCCCCAAATTTCCCTGCTCGTATCCATCCATCCGATGCTATTGAGATTGGTTCCCAGAAG GTAGCATTCAGGGTTAAAGTTATGAAGTCTTCTCTGAAG AGTGCCGAGAAGGACGGAGTTCTTCAGGCCGCGTGA